A single region of the Triticum dicoccoides isolate Atlit2015 ecotype Zavitan chromosome 2B, WEW_v2.0, whole genome shotgun sequence genome encodes:
- the LOC119363270 gene encoding calcium-dependent protein kinase 20, which translates to MGNCCATPPAVDGGGGGGGKQQKEPKQRKGKKPNPFSIEYNRSAPPGASRLVVLREPTGTGRDIAERYELGGELGRGEFGVTYLCTDRATREALACKSISKKKLRTAVDVEDVRREVEIMRHLPKHPNIVTLRDTYEDDNAVHLVMELCEGGELFDRIVARGHYTERAAAVVTKTIVEVVQMCHKHGVMHRDLKPENFLFANKKETAALKAIDFGLSVFFTPGERFTEIVGSPYYMAPEVLKRNYGQEVDVWSAGVILYILLCGVPPFWAETEQGVAQAIIRSVIDFKRDPWPRVSDNAKDLVRGMLNPDPRRRLTAQQVLDHPWLQNIKKAPNVNLGETVKARLQQFSVMNKFKKHALRVIAEHLSVEEVAGIKDMFEKMDLNKDSMINFDELKLGLNKLGHQMPDADVQILMDAADADGNGCLDYGEFVTLSVHLKKIGNDEHLHKAFGYFDRNKSGYIEIDELRESLADDLGPNHEEVINAIIRDVDTDKDGKISFDEFVAMMKAGTDWRKASRQYSRERFTSLSLKLQKDGSLQITSTQ; encoded by the exons ATGGGCAACTGCTGTGCGACGCCGCCGGCGgtggacggtggcggcggcggcggcgggaagcagcagaaggagcccaagcagaggaagggcaagaagcccaaccccttctcgATCGAGTACAACCGGTCGGCGCCGCCGGGGGCCTCCAGGCTGGTGGTGCTGCGGGAGCCCACGGGGACGGGCCGGGACATCGCCGAGCGGTACGAGCTCGGCGGGGAGCTCGGCCGCGGGGAGTTCGGGGTCACCTACCTCTGCACCGACCGCGCCACCAGGGAGGCCCTCGCCTGCAAGTCCATCTCCAAGAAGAAGCTCCGCACCGCGGTGGACGTCGAGGACGTGCGCCGCGAGGTGGAGATCATGCGCCACCTCCCCAAGCACCCCAACATCGTCACCCTCAGGGACACGTACGAGGACGACAATGCCGTGCACCTCGTCATGGAGCTCTGCGAGGGCGGGGAGCTcttcgaccggatcgtcgcccggGGACACTACACGGAGCGCGCCGCCGCTGTGGTCACCAAGACCATCGTCGAGGTCGTGCAG ATGTGCCACAAGCATGGAGTGATGCACCGGGACCTCAAACCAGAGAATttcttgtttgcaaacaagaaAGAAACCGCGGCGCTGAAAGCAATTGATTTTGGCCTGTCTGTTTTTTTCACTCCAG GTGAGCGGTTCACTGAGATTGTTGGAAGTCCTTATTACATGGCTCCAGAGGTGTTAAAGAGAAATTATGGCCAAGAGGTTGATGTTTGGAGTGCAGGAGTGATTCTTTACATCCTTCTTTGTGGTGTCCCTCCATTCTGGGCAG AAACTGAACAAGGTGTTGCTCAAGCAATTATCCGGTCTGTCATTGACTTTAAAAGAGATCCATGGCCTAGGGTCTCAGATAATGCAAAAGACCTTGTCAGGGGAATGCTTAACCCAGATCCAAGGAGGCGTTTGACAGCTCAGCAAGTGCTTG ATCATCCCTGGTTGCAGAATATTAAGAAGGCTCCAAATGTCAATTTGGGTGAGACAGTTAAGGCCAGACTTCAACAGTTCTCTGTGATGAAcaagttcaagaagcatgcacttAGG GTCATAGCTGAGCATCTTTCGGTAGAAGAGGTGGCCGGCATaaaggatatgtttgaaaagaTGGACCTTAACAAAGATAGTATGATTAATTTTGATGAACTGAAGCTTGGTCTGAATAAACTTGGCCACCAAATGCCTGATGCagatgtccaaatactaatggatgCT GCTGACGCTGATGGAAATGGGTGCTTAGACTATGGAGAATTTGTTACTCTGTCTGTTCACCTGAAAAAGATCGGCAATGACGAACATCTGCATAAGGCATTTGGATACTTTGATCGGAACAAGAGTGGATATATTGAAATTGATGAACTCCGGGAGTCATTAGCTGATGATCTGGGACCAAATCATGAAGAGGTTATCAATGCCATCATCCGTGATGTAGACACTGATAAG GATGGCAAGATAAGctttgatgagtttgtggcaatgatgaAGGCCGGAACTGACTGGAGGAAAGCCTCGAGACAATATTCGAGAGAACGGTTCACTAGCCTCAGCTTGAAGCTGCAGAAGGACGGATCGTTGCAGATAACAAGTACCCAATAG